A window of the Cannabis sativa cultivar Pink pepper isolate KNU-18-1 chromosome X, ASM2916894v1, whole genome shotgun sequence genome harbors these coding sequences:
- the LOC115703202 gene encoding uncharacterized protein LOC115703202, with translation MASASATLSPATFIAASSVSSPRRATRKVNYLTGINSFAGLKASNGVVSLGHPMCAEQSFEKIMMSFRAPSKGKSRGGGGALSSTCNAVAEIFRIAAIMNGLVLVGVAVGFVLLRIEASVEEAES, from the coding sequence ATGGCTAGTGCCTCAGCTACACTGTCTCCAGCAACATTTATAGCTGCGTCATCAGTGTCTAGCCCAAGGAGGGCGACAAGGAAAGTCAATTACTTGACTGGAATCAACTCCTTTGCCGGGCTGAAAGCGAGCAACGGCGTCGTTTCGCTTGGTCACCCTATGTGTGCGGAGCAGTCGTTTGAGAAGATTATGATGTCGTTTAGAGCTCCTTCAAAGGGGAAAAGCAGAGGTGGGGGTGGGGCCCTTTCTTCTACTTGCAATGCCGTTGCTGAGATCTTCAGGATTGCAGCGATCATGAATGGGCTTGTTCTTGTTGGTGTTGCTGTTGGCTTTGTTCTACTCCGAATTGAAGCTTCAGTGGAGGAAGCAGAGTCCTGA
- the LOC115703204 gene encoding B3 domain-containing transcription factor VRN1 has protein sequence MHRPYFHKLIVLSIIQAKQLRIPDNFVKKFRDELSTVATITVPDGHIWRVGLKKADNRIWFHDGWQDFVERYGIRLGYLLIFRYEGNTTFNVYIFNLTASEVNYQGNSVHSSQAIYNNRCQIFEEMEDDSDEILGFSSGRMATGPLKAKLLGERAEQMAQGKVFNPPSLQNLFNGSKLNCINWGIEGNMDPAKGTGNFQAQNQLTQGVPQFNVMESKKSGEEVKMNNSEEELRKSKKAGRKKRKIDSNGQEPPIKHDETDMRFRFYESASARKRTVTAEERERAISSAKTFEPTNPFCRVVLRPSYLYRGCIMYLPSCFAEKNLNGVSGFIKLQTSDGRQWPVRCLYRGGRAKLSQGWYEFSLENNFGEGDVCVFEMLKMKEVVLKVTVFRVLEDAGVINHPSQHNVNNSKLVRN, from the exons atgcaTAGACCTTATTTTCACAAGCTGATTGTCTTGTCCATCATCCAAGCGAAACAACTg AGGATCCCAGATAATTTTGTCAAGAAGTTCAGGGATGAGCTTTCAACTGTTGCTACAATCACTGTTCCTGATGGTCATATTTGGCGTGTAGGATTGAAGAAAGCTGATAACAGAATATGGTTTCATGATGGTTGGCAGGATTTTGTTGAACGTTATGGCATCCGTCTTGGTTACCTCTTAATATTCAGATATGAAGGGAATACAACTTTCaatgtttatatatttaatttgacAGCATCTGAGGTCAACTATCAAGGAAATTCTGTGCATAGTTCTCAAGCCATTTACAACAATAGATGTCAAATCTTTGAAGAAATGGAAGATGATTCGGATGAAATATTGGGTTTTTCATCTGGGCGTATGGCAACTGGTCCCTTGAAAGCTAAGCTTCTTGGTGAACGTGCAGAGCAAATGGCACAAGGCAAGGTTTTCAATCCCCCATCTCTACAGAATTTGTTCAATGGGTCTAAACTGAACTGCATAAATTGGGGCATTGAAGGGAATATGGATCCAGCAAAGGGTACTGGCAATTTCCAAGCCCAAAATCAATTGACTCAAGGTGTTCCTCAGTTCAATGTTATGGAGTCTAAAAAGTCTGGTGAGGAAGTCAAGATGAACAATTCTGAAGAAGAACTGCGAAAGTCTAAAAAAGCTGGGAGGAAAAAGCGGAAAATTGATTCTA ATGGGCAGGAGCCTCCCATCAAGCATGATGAGACAGATATGCGCTTTAGATTTTATGAAAGTGCTTCCGCAAGAAAGAGAACTGTGACTGCTGAAGAAAGGGAAAGGGCTATTAGTTCCGCCAAAACATTTGAGCCCACAAACCCTTTTTGTAGGGTTGTATTGCGACCTTCGTATCTGTACAGGGGATGTATAATG TACTTACCATCCTGCTTTGCTGAAAAGAACCTGAACGGAGTTTCTGGATTCATCAAACTTCAGACGTCTGATGGTAGACAATGGCCTGTTCGATGCCTTTATAGAGGAGGTAGAGCTAAACTTAGCCAGGGCTGGTATGAATTTTCGCTGGAGAATAATTTTGGGGAAGGCGATGTTTGTGTTTTTGAGATGCTCAAGATGAAGGAAGTTGTGCTTAAGGTTACAGTTTTTCGCGTGCTTGAAGATGCAGGAGTCATAAACCATCCATCACAGCACAATGTCAACAATAGCAAACTAGTAAGAAATTGA